From Strix uralensis isolate ZFMK-TIS-50842 chromosome 1, bStrUra1, whole genome shotgun sequence, a single genomic window includes:
- the ACOT13 gene encoding acyl-coenzyme A thioesterase 13, whose protein sequence is MAARRRGRRTEALGKPHPPGLPFRGAGGRRGGQGSMGCTVESLREAIKYMVESQGFDRVLRKKSSCWLQGEAWCRRCTVIFYLTPVGRNKSVYTNHGSVTQCDTALDTSTWEYEFQFREMKLLSATPGKVVCEMKVEEEHTNRGGTLHGGLTATLVDVVSTAALLYTERAVPGVSVDMNITYTSAAKLGEEILITAQILKQGRSIAFASVDLTDKATGKLIAQGRHTKYLGSNTSK, encoded by the exons atggctgcccggcggcggggcaggcggACGGAAGCCCTAGGGAAGCCCCACCCGCCGGGGTTACCGTTCCGGGGCGCGGGCGGTCGGCGGGGCGGTCAGGGCAGCATGGGGTGCACGGTGGAGAGCCTGAGGGAGGCCATAAAGTACATGGTGGAGTCGCAGGGCTTCGACCGGGTGCTCCGCAAG AAATCCAGCTGCTGGTTACAGGGGGAAGCATGGTGCCGTAGATGTACTGTAATTTTCTATTTAACACCTGTGGGCAGGAATAAAAGTGTATACACAAATCATGGTTCTGTAACACAGTGTGATACAGCCTTGGATACTTCTACGTGGGAGTATGAATTTCAGTTCAGGGAG ATGAAACTTCTTTCTGCAACTCCTGGAAAAGTTGTTTGTGAAATGAAAGTAGAGGAGGAGCATACGAACAGAGGTGGCACATTACATGGAGGTTTGACAGCCACGCTTGTGGATGTGGTGTCAACAGCAGCGTTGCTGTACACAGAAAGAGCAGTGCCTGGGGTCAGTGTGGACATGAACATCAC ATATACTTCCGCTGCTAAGCTTGGAGAAGAGATACTGATTACAGCTCAGATTTTGAAGCAAGGAAGAAGCATTGCATTTGCCAGCGTGGATTTAACAGATAAGGCCACAGGAAAGTTAATTGCACAAGGTAGACATACAAAGTATCTAGGAAGTAATACaagcaagtaa
- the TDP2 gene encoding tyrosyl-DNA phosphodiesterase 2 — MEAAEGRRREERDEAARGPQAGEPLPAEEEDEEALHLAKRRKVLCSEFAAITSSDAAVARSFLAGNDWHMQRALNAYFESPLEKEKEEEKEEEKAAGGVPAACAGPGSCIDLTADATTSNAGVSSADSRQQEDDSSFSLITWNVDGLDLGNLKERARGICSYLALYSPDVVFLQEVVPPHLCLLQMRAGSYTIIPGNIDGYFTVIMLKKSRVKLLKHEIIPFPTTSMMRNLLVVHVCISGNELCLMTSHLESTKNHSKERIKQLQIVLNKMQKESESTTVIFGGDTNLRDSEVTKLGNLPNSITDIWEFLGKPQHCRYTWDTHSNTNLDAEYKCKMRFDRIYFRPAADGAQIIPRSMDLIGLEKLDCGRFPSDHWGLLCNFDVIL, encoded by the exons atggaggcggcggaggggcggcggcgggaagagAGGGACGAGGCGGCCCGGGGCCCGCAGGCGGGTGAGCCGCTGCcggcggaggaggaggatgaggaggcgTTGCACCTCGCCAAGCGGAGGAAGGTGCTGTGCTCCGAGTTCGCTGCCATCACCAGCAGCGATGCGGCGGTGGCGCGGAGCTTCCTGGCCGGCAACGACTGGCACATGCAG AGGGCGCTGAACGCTTATTTCGAGTCGCcgctggagaaggagaaggaggaggagaaggaggaggagaaggcggcGGGCGGGGTGCCGGCGGCCTGCGCGGGGCCCGGGAGCTG TATTGACCTCACAGCAGATGCAACTACTAGCAACGCTGGTGTCAGTAGTGCAGACTCAAGGCAACAAGAAGATGACAGCAGCTTCTCACTGATAACCTGGAACGTTGATGGGCTGGATCTAGGAAATCTAAAAGAACGAGCTAGAGGAATCTGTTCTTACCTGGCATT ATACAGTCCAGATGTTGTGTTTTTACAAGAGGTcgtcccaccacatctctgtctTCTACAGATGAGAGCAGGCAGTTACACTATTATTCCAG GTAACATAGATGGCTATTTCACTGTCATAATGTTGAAAAAATCAAGAGTGAAGCTACTGAAACATGAGATAATACCTTTTCCAACAACCTCCATGATGAGGAACCTTTTGGTTGTGCAT GTGTGCATATCTGGTAATGAACTTTGCCTTATGACCTCTCATCTGGAGAGCACTAAAAATCACTCTAAGGAGCGTATAAAGCAACTGCAAATAGTGTTAAACAAAATGCAGAAGGAATCCGAGTCCACCACCGTTATATTTGGAGGGGATACAAACCTCAGAGACAGTGAG GTTACTAAACTGGGTAACTTACCGAACAGCATTACAGATATCTGGGAGTTTTTAGGTAAACCTCAACACTGCCGCTATACTTGGGACACCCACTCCAATACCAACCTGGATGCGGAGTACAAGTGCAAGATGAGGTTTGACCGCATTTACTTTCGGCCTGCAGCAGACGGGGCACAGATTATTCCACGAAGTATGGACTTAATTGGATTGGAAAAACTAGACTGTGGCAGATTCCCTAGCGATCACTGGGGTCTTCTGTGTAATTTTGATGTGatattataa
- the C1H6orf62 gene encoding uncharacterized protein C6orf62 homolog isoform X1: MGDPNSRKKQALNRLRAQLRKKKESLADQFDFKMYIAFVFKDKKKKSALFEVSEVIPVMTNNYEENILKGVRDSSYSLESSLELLQKDVVQLHAPRYQSMRRDVIGCTQEMDFILWPRNDIEKIVCLLFSRWKGSDEPFRPVQAKFEFHHGDYEKQFLHVLSRKDKTGIVVNNPNQSVFLFIDRQHLQTPKNKATIFKLCSICLYLPQEQLTHWTVGTIEDHLRPYMPE, from the exons ATGGGGGACCCAAACTCCCGGAAGAAACAAGCTCTGAACAGACTTCGTGCTcagcttagaaagaaaaaagaatctttaGCTGACCAGTTTGACTTCAAGATGTACATTGCCTTTGTGTTCAAAGACAAG AAGAAGAAGTCAGCGCTTTTTGAAGTGTCTGAAGTGATACCAGTCATGACCAataattatgaagaaaatatcCTGAAAGGTGTGCGGGATTCCAGCTATTCTTTGGAAAGTTCCTTAGAGCTTCTGCAGAAGGATGTAGTACAGCTTCATGCACCCCGCTACCAGTCTATGCGCAGG GATGTGATCGGCTGTACCCAGGAGATGGACTTCATTCTTTGGCCTCGTAATGATATTGAGAAGATAGTCTGTCTCCTGTTTTCTCGGTGGAAGGGATCTGATGAACCCTTTAGGCCTGTTCAG GCCAAGTTTGAATTTCATCACGGTGACTatgaaaaacagtttctgcaTGTTCTGAGCCGAAAGGACAAGACTGGAATTGTTGTCAACAACCCTAACCAGTCAGTGTTTCTCTTCATTGACAGACAGCACTTGCAG ACTCCAAAAAACAAAGCTACAATCTTCAAGTTATGCAGCATCTGCCTGTACCTGCCACAGGAGCAGCTCACTCACTGGACGGTTGGTACCATAGAGGATCACCTCCGTCCTTACATGCCAGAGTAA
- the C1H6orf62 gene encoding uncharacterized protein C6orf62 homolog isoform X2, with translation MGDPNSRKKQALNRLRAQLRKKKESLADQFDFKMYIAFVFKDKKKKSALFEVSEVIPVMTNNYEENILKGVRDSSYSLESSLELLQKDVVQLHAPRYQSMRRDVIGCTQEMDFILWPRNDIEKIVCLLFSRWKGSDEPFRPVQAKFEFHHGDYEKQFLHVLSRKDKTGIVVNNPNQSVFLFIDRQHLQMSSAWTL, from the exons ATGGGGGACCCAAACTCCCGGAAGAAACAAGCTCTGAACAGACTTCGTGCTcagcttagaaagaaaaaagaatctttaGCTGACCAGTTTGACTTCAAGATGTACATTGCCTTTGTGTTCAAAGACAAG AAGAAGAAGTCAGCGCTTTTTGAAGTGTCTGAAGTGATACCAGTCATGACCAataattatgaagaaaatatcCTGAAAGGTGTGCGGGATTCCAGCTATTCTTTGGAAAGTTCCTTAGAGCTTCTGCAGAAGGATGTAGTACAGCTTCATGCACCCCGCTACCAGTCTATGCGCAGG GATGTGATCGGCTGTACCCAGGAGATGGACTTCATTCTTTGGCCTCGTAATGATATTGAGAAGATAGTCTGTCTCCTGTTTTCTCGGTGGAAGGGATCTGATGAACCCTTTAGGCCTGTTCAG GCCAAGTTTGAATTTCATCACGGTGACTatgaaaaacagtttctgcaTGTTCTGAGCCGAAAGGACAAGACTGGAATTGTTGTCAACAACCCTAACCAGTCAGTGTTTCTCTTCATTGACAGACAGCACTTGCAG aTGTCTTCTGCATGGACCTTGTGA